The region CCCAGTCTTGCGTAATGAGAAGCATCGTGGGCGTGATCCCGCTCGTCACCTGGACGGTGTCCACCTCGCTGAGATCCCAGCCCCAGTCCTGCACTGTATCCTGCCCACTCCCCAGACCAAACACGTAGGTGTCACTGCCACCCCAATCGTACATGATGTCAGCGCCGGTGCCCCCGACATACCAGTCATTGCCCATGTCGCCCGACAAATAATCGCTGCCGCCCCCTCCAATCAGGACATCATTCCCGTCAAATCCATAGAGATAATCGCTTCCCGAAGTCCCGTTGAGATTGTCGTCACCTGGAGTCCCGTAGATATCAGCCATGATAGATCCTTCCTTCGGTTAACCGATGGTCAGGTTGGATTGAAGCTTCTCGCTTGTTTCTGCGAAGATTTCACGGTCATCAGAAACCGAACACATTGGAACGACAACAACTAACGCTCTTGCACATCCAAGACAATTCCGGCAGCGATATCTCCTATAAACAGGCGGAAGGCGCCTCCCTCCCAACCCTGGACTTGTGCTGTGAGGGCACTACTTGCAGCGGCAACAGATCCGAAATTGAGGCAAGCAATATTACGGGCACTTCCTACTTGGCTAGAACAGCCCACCCGCGAAATCACGCCCCTCCCTCCGGCATGGAGCAGAACCGATGAGATATCCACCTTCCTCTCCCACTCCGCCATGCACTTCTCCTCACGGCAAGGATAATACTCATATACTTACCATTTACTACTATTAGGAAAGCATTCTTTCACAGACGGCGAAGATTTTCTAGATCTTTCTCGCAAAACGTCGGCATCGACTGGCACATTAATACCTGTAATACATGCAGCCGTACGGAACCCGCTTCATGCGCACAGATCAGATCAGGGCAGAGGCCGCAGCCTAGCGGCTGAAGGATTGGCTTACAGGAAATAGGGAGAAGCGACCAAGGCGAGAAGAGCCATGAACAGACTCTTCCCGCATGAGCGCTGGCCAATTGGGGAGGGCTTACTTCTCTGCCGAAATGGGCGGCATATTGATGCCGACGCGTTCGAGCCCCATGATCACGGTCAGGGAGGACGGCGCGTGCTGCACGATGTCCTTTTGCACTTCGATGCGGCGCAAATCCACGAACTCGGGCGCGGTCAGGCCGAGGGATTCCCGATAGGCGCGGTCCGCAATGCCGCGCTGCCGTTCGGCCTTTTCACGCGACTCTTCCGCTTTCTGAAACTCCACCATGGTGATCTTGCGCTGTTCTTGAATGATGGTCTGAGTGGTCTGCTCGACCACGCCCTTGGGCGGGAGAATGCTGCCGACAACGACACGGTTCAGCCGCACCGGAATGCCCTGTTTCTCGATCAATTTGGTTTGCACTTCTTTGGCAATGGCATCCTGCAGCTTCTGTCTGGTGGTGGGATCGGTCGTCAACTGGAAGAGCGGATACTTTTGCACTTCTTCCCGCACAAACGTGCGGAACGCCTCTTTGGCATTATTGGCATACCAGTTCGGCCCATACTTGCTGATCAATTCCGGCGAGCGGCCTTCGATGACGTTGGCGATCAGGAACGCATCAAAGGAGACGGGCGCATTCTCCGCCGAAATGATATCGAAATGTTCCGCGTACTGAATGGGCCGGATATCGACATCGACCACCTTGGTCGTCGGCGCGACCCACAGGCGGCCCGTCTTCGTTGGCACCGGATCAACGCCGCCATGCCCGAAGAACGCCGGCTGCTCGACCAGGACCCCTTCATGCCCGGCTTCAATCGCCACACAGCCGGTCCCCGCGCCCACAACCCCGACGGCGAGAAGCATCCCCAGCATTCCACGCATGAGACTCTTCATACCACCCTCCTTTGGATTGCCACACTTTCACATGTCACAGCCTGGGTGAATGGGCTACCCCATCGCACAGGACGGTTTCGATGAGATACCTTACGAAGCAGGCCGGTTCGCTGTCAAACCAGACGGTCGCTCTGTGTGATGCCGCACTCGGGGAGCAAGAAGATAGAATCTGTAGGAAGCCCTGCGGCACGAAAAGTGGCCTTGACGCTACCCGAAATCGAACAACGTTACAGGATGTTCAAAATGGCCGTCCAGCAAGGCCGCAGCGAGGGAAGAGCGAGGCGTACTCAGCGCCGTACGTTGAGCCTCTGAGCGATGCGAGAACGCCGCTGGCGGACATTTTCAACATCCTGTTAAAACACTCCGGCTTGATGCTGGAGCCACCGCACATACTTGATGATTTGATCGACATCTTCGGGGGTCACGGCCTCGATTTTGGGCATGTTGCCGAATTCCCAATGATGCGCCTTCACCCCATTGGCCGCGGCCCGTTGAAAGGCGGCGTCGCCATGATGATTCGGCTCATAGATCTTATGCACCAGCGGAGGCCCCTGCTGGGTTCCCACTCCGCCCGCTCCATGGCAGGCTGAACAGTTGGCGGTGAACTTGGCCTCTCCCGGCTGGAGTTCGGCCGGCACGGCGGCGCTCGATTGGCTGCTCGCCGGCTTTGCCGGCGGCTCGCCCTGACTGCAGGCCGGCGCGACTCCGACGGAGAGCACCAAGAACCCCAGGCCAACGAATTGCGCGATCTTCATCTGCGGTCTACCCTTTATGCGAGGACTGATCCGGCGAGGCCGCCGGCTGGCCGAACTGCTCTTTAAGCATGGCCTGCGTCTTTGCCAAGGTCACGCGCCGATAGAGCCGCGCGCCGACCGGCACCAGCACGATCAATCCGATGGTCAGATACATGAAAAATTCTTCAGGAGACATGCCCACTCCGTTTCTGCCAAGGCTTACCCTACCGCATATGCGATGGGGTCCTCAACTCCCGCTTGTGCAAATCCCTGCTTGCGAATGACGCAGCTATCACAGCGCCCGCAGGCGACGGTTCCGATCGGATCGTAACAGCTATGCGTGAGCGCAAAGGGCACCTGCAGCTGCATCCCGGCTCGAATAATCTCCGCCTTCGACCGCATGAGCAGCGGCGCCCGCACTTCAATGCGCTGCCCCTCTACCCCGGCCTTGGTCCCCAGCGCCACCACCTGTTCGAATGCGCGAATGAACTCCGGACGGCAGTCCGGATAGCCGGAATAGTCGAGCACGTTGGCGCCAAAATAGATCACCCTCGCCCCCACCACCTCCGCATGCGCGGCGGCAAGGGATAAGAAAATGAGATTACGCCCCGGCACATAGGTGATGGGAATGCCGGCTGCGCGTGCCTCGTCAGGGCGATTCTTGGGCACGGCCAGGTCGTCGGTTAAGGCCGATCCGCCCAACGCCCGGAGATCGACCTCAATAACCAGATGACTCTGCGCGCCCAACGCCGCCGCGACTTGCTTGGCCCGCTCGATCTCTACCGCATGCCGCTGCCGGTAGGCGATGGTGAGCAGGTACAGCTCGAACCCGTCCTGCCGGGCCATCGCCGCGGTCACGGTGGAATCCAATCCGCCACTGGCAAGGACCACGGCGCGTGGACGGGTGGGTGACGGCGTCTCTTCGTTCACAGGCACAACGCTCCCGCCGCCGTCGGCACAGGACGCACGGCATGATCACGATGGATAGTGGAGTGAGCGCGGGAACACGGACAGGACGGCTTGCAGCGGAAGACCCGGCACAGGCGTTAGTCGCGGTCTTCTTCCTTCTCGATCTTTTCCAAGAGCTCGGCCTTCGACTGGCACTCGACGCAAAGCTTGGCAAAGAGCACGGCCTGCAACCGTTTTTCACTGATCTCGACGCCACATTCCGCACAGACGCCATAGGAGCCATCGCGCAACCGATTGAGCGCTTCGTCGATCGCTTGGCGCCGGCGATTGCGCATCTCCATGAGCGAGATGCCGAGTTCGCGATCCAAATCCATGAGGGCTTGATCCCCAACATCGCGTGCGGATTCCAGCCGGCGCTGCTGGTCTTCCGTCAAGGATTGGCCAAGATTCCCCTCGATTTCCTTGATGATCTCTTGCCGCTTGGTCATCAACATCTGGTACAGCGCATCCCGCCGGCGCTCCCGCTCTTCACGCTCCTTGGCCGTCTCTTTAGGCCGAACCGGCTCCACTTCAATGTGAACCGCGGCCGGCTTTTCAACCCGTGCGGCGGGGGTGCTCGTTTTCTTCATAGTCGTGCTTGATGATCCTGTTTTTGCTTTGGGAGTCGGTTTCTTCTTCGCGGAGGCTTTGGTTGCCATATCGTTGTACTCCTTCGGATGAGTCTGGGCAGCCAAAAAAGTCCGGCATCTATATCATGGCATGGGGGGTTTGACAAGGGCTTGTGGGGAGAAACCCTGATGGCCCTATGGATAGAGGATGGTCGAATGGACGTCGTACCCAGCTAACTTCTCCCGTCCCTTGAGATCTTTGAGTTCAACCAGAAAGTCGAGCCCGACGATCTCGCCGCCCAACTGACGGACAAGACTCACGGTGGCTTCGGCGGTGCCCCCCGTGGCCAGCAAGTCATCGACGATCAAAACTCGTTCGCCGATCGCAATGGCGTCGCGGTGAATCGCCAGTGAGTTCGATCCATACTCCAGGCTGTACTTGACCTCAAACCGATCAGCCGGCAGCTTCCCCGGCTTTCGCACGGGAACAAATCCAGCCCCAAGCCGGCCGGCAAGCACCCCGCCAAAAATAAATCCGCGCGATTCGATCCCGACCACCTTGGCAATGCCACGGCCTTGATAGCGGGCCACCAGCTCCTCCGTCAGGCTTCGGAAGGCCTCCGGATGTTTCAGAAGCGTCGTGATGTCGTAGAAAAGGATGCCGGGTTTCGGGAAATCCGGCACTTCACGGATGAGGGCTTTGTAATTGATCGCCGTCACGGGGTTAGAGCAAATCTGCTTGTGTCATGGTCTTCCGCGCAATGGTCCCACGAAGCCGAACCAGCGCCGTGGTTTCGATTTGGCGAACCCGCTCACGGGTCAGCCCCATCTCCCGGCCGATTTCTTCCAGGGTCTTGGCTTCATCGCCATCGAGCCCGAACCGCGACACAATAACAGTTTGCTCTTTCTCAGGCAACTCCGTAACCCAGCTCATGAGCTCGGCCCGGCGCCGAACCCCGTCCGCCGTCTCGTCGGGAGACTGGCAGAGCGGGTCCTCGATCACATCGCGCAAAAACATATCGGTGCCATCATTGATTGGGCTGTCCAGCGAACAGGTCGTGCGAACCAGCTGCTTCAGATCGATCACTTCGGCTTCGCTGGTCTTCATCTTCCGCGCCACTTCCTGCGAGGACGGCTCGCGGCCAAGTTCCTGGACCAACTGCTCCACTCGCCCCAAATACCGGTTCAGCCGCTCCACCACATGCACCGGCAACCGCACCAGCCGCCCTTGATTGATGATCGCGCGCTCGATGTACTGGCGAATCCACCAGGAGGCGTAGGTGCTGAACCGGAACCCGCGCTTGTAATTGAATTTCTCAACCGCCTTGATCAACCCGAGATTGCCCTCTTCCACGATATCGGAAAATGGAAATCCCCGGTTGATGTAGCGTTTCCCGATGCTGATCACCAGCCGCAAATTCGACTCGATCATCTGCTGCCGTGCCTGCTCATCGCCGGCAAGCACCCGCTTCCCCAGTTCCTGTTCCTGCTTAAACGACAGCAATGTCGAGCGCCGCACCTCGCGGAGATAGCTCTTGAGCGTATCGAGCCCTTCGGATCGATTCGAAGACTTCTCTTCCGGCTCAGGTCCGCTGCCGGCATCCGACAGATCGCCCTCGTCAGCCTCATGCCGGCGCGCTTCACTCAGATCCTGCAGCTCGTCTTCCTCTCGGCTCATATCCCGTGTCGTCCTTGACGGATTCCGCTAGTACCAGATTTGAAAATCCGTGAACCGCTCAGAGGGAGGATGCCACACCACCATCACCGCCGTCACGCGTGCCGCAGGCGGCCCCGTGTGCAACTCGGCCACCACCCCCTCAATGAGATCCTTCGAGCCCTCGACGTCCAACTCAACCCGCCCATCGTCGAGGTTGCGCACCCCGCCGACGAGTTTCCGTTGCGCTGCCACCCGGGCGGCAAACGCCCGGTATCCCACACCCTGTACTCGCCCGCTCACCAGGATGTGCGCTCGCACATGAGATGCCGCCCTGCAATCCGTCATGCTCTTCTTACAATCGGCTCACCGCACGAGGGCATCCTCTCACACCTCCCTGAACCCGTCACGCGTTTTACAAATCTGCGCGGAGGCGCACACGAGAAAAGGCTGCATTGAAAAGGAGTTGCCATTCCATGATGGTGACACCAGAAACGTGAACAGGGAAAGCAGAGGAGAGAAACGTCGCGGAGGGATCTGTCCCGTCGCCTCGGTGAAAGAATAGGCTGCGAGTGGAGCAGGAGAAGGGGAAGACCTACTGTAAGGTGTTTCTCCGGCGCCTCAATTCGCTACAGCGATACAGAAGCGCCGGTTCGCACGAGGTGCGGTTTGGTCGGGGCGAGAGGATTTGAACCTCCGACCCCTGCGTCCCGAACGCAGTGCGCTACCGGGCTGCGCTACGCCCCGACATGGCGTGAGAATCAAAACGGGAACCGGATTGTCTTACAAGATGGGGGTAAAACGCAAGTCGTGTGCGTCGGCCACTCCCTGACACGTCACCAGCCCATTTTTCAGGTTGACACCGCGCGCGAAACCTGGATCGGATTGGACCGCCCGATCGACGCCGTCCGAGGCCAGCCGCATGAGGTATGGAAGCGTCGCGTTCGTCAAGGCGAAGGTCGAGGTCCGCGGCACGATGCCCGGCATGTTCGCGACACAATAATGCAGCACGCCCTCGACGACATACACCGGATCGGAATGCGTGGTCGCCCTGGTCGTCTCGAAACAGCCGCCCTGATCGACGGACACATCCACCACCACCGCCCCCGGCTTCATGCGGGACAGCAGTGCGCGCGAGACCAGCCTCGGCGCCTTGGCGCCCGGCACCAGCACCGCGCCGATGACCAGATCCGCCTCGCACACGGCCTGTTCAATCGCCGCGTCGCTGACCGCGCGCGTCACGACCCGCCCCTGATAGAGATCGTCGAGATAGCGCAGCCGCTCGACATCCAAATTGATCACCGTCACCTGCGCGCCCAATCCGACGGCAATCCGCGTGGCGGCAGCGCCCACAATACCGGCGCCCAACACTACCACCTTGCCCGGCTCAACCCCCGGCACTCCGGCCAGCAAGACTCCGCGCCCCCCCTGAAGCTTTTCAAGATAATGCGCGCCCACCTGGACCGACATCCGTCCGGCAATTTCACTCATGGGCTTGAGCATGGGCAGGCTGCCGTCTTTCGCCACCGTTGTTTCGTAGGCAATCGCCGTGATCTTCGCGTCCAATAACACCCTGGTCAGTTCCGGAAGCGACGCAAGATGCAGATAGGTGAAGAGCACCTGGCCAGGACGAAAGAGCGCGCATTCGGACAAGAGAGGCTCTTTCACTTTGACGATCAGCTCCGCCTTTTGAAAGACCTCTTCCTTCGACGAGGCCAGCGATGCGCCCGCCCGCCGGTATTCGTCATCGTGAAATCCGCTTCCGAGCCCGGCGGAAGGCTCCACCCACACCGTATGTCCGGCCTTGCGGAGCGCCGCCGCGCCGTCAGGGGTCAGACTCACGCGATATTCGTGGTCTTTGATTTCCTTGGGAACGCCGATGATCATCGTGAATCCTATAGCGCTGGA is a window of Nitrospira sp. DNA encoding:
- a CDS encoding SPFH domain-containing protein, yielding MKSLMRGMLGMLLAVGVVGAGTGCVAIEAGHEGVLVEQPAFFGHGGVDPVPTKTGRLWVAPTTKVVDVDIRPIQYAEHFDIISAENAPVSFDAFLIANVIEGRSPELISKYGPNWYANNAKEAFRTFVREEVQKYPLFQLTTDPTTRQKLQDAIAKEVQTKLIEKQGIPVRLNRVVVGSILPPKGVVEQTTQTIIQEQRKITMVEFQKAEESREKAERQRGIADRAYRESLGLTAPEFVDLRRIEVQKDIVQHAPSSLTVIMGLERVGINMPPISAEK
- a CDS encoding cytochrome c codes for the protein MKIAQFVGLGFLVLSVGVAPACSQGEPPAKPASSQSSAAVPAELQPGEAKFTANCSACHGAGGVGTQQGPPLVHKIYEPNHHGDAAFQRAAANGVKAHHWEFGNMPKIEAVTPEDVDQIIKYVRWLQHQAGVF
- the queC gene encoding 7-cyano-7-deazaguanine synthase QueC, whose translation is MPVNEETPSPTRPRAVVLASGGLDSTVTAAMARQDGFELYLLTIAYRQRHAVEIERAKQVAAALGAQSHLVIEVDLRALGGSALTDDLAVPKNRPDEARAAGIPITYVPGRNLIFLSLAAAHAEVVGARVIYFGANVLDYSGYPDCRPEFIRAFEQVVALGTKAGVEGQRIEVRAPLLMRSKAEIIRAGMQLQVPFALTHSCYDPIGTVACGRCDSCVIRKQGFAQAGVEDPIAYAVG
- a CDS encoding TraR/DksA family transcriptional regulator; translation: MATKASAKKKPTPKAKTGSSSTTMKKTSTPAARVEKPAAVHIEVEPVRPKETAKEREERERRRDALYQMLMTKRQEIIKEIEGNLGQSLTEDQQRRLESARDVGDQALMDLDRELGISLMEMRNRRRQAIDEALNRLRDGSYGVCAECGVEISEKRLQAVLFAKLCVECQSKAELLEKIEKEEDRD
- a CDS encoding adenine phosphoribosyltransferase; translated protein: MTAINYKALIREVPDFPKPGILFYDITTLLKHPEAFRSLTEELVARYQGRGIAKVVGIESRGFIFGGVLAGRLGAGFVPVRKPGKLPADRFEVKYSLEYGSNSLAIHRDAIAIGERVLIVDDLLATGGTAEATVSLVRQLGGEIVGLDFLVELKDLKGREKLAGYDVHSTILYP
- a CDS encoding sigma-70 family RNA polymerase sigma factor; the protein is MSREEDELQDLSEARRHEADEGDLSDAGSGPEPEEKSSNRSEGLDTLKSYLREVRRSTLLSFKQEQELGKRVLAGDEQARQQMIESNLRLVISIGKRYINRGFPFSDIVEEGNLGLIKAVEKFNYKRGFRFSTYASWWIRQYIERAIINQGRLVRLPVHVVERLNRYLGRVEQLVQELGREPSSQEVARKMKTSEAEVIDLKQLVRTTCSLDSPINDGTDMFLRDVIEDPLCQSPDETADGVRRRAELMSWVTELPEKEQTVIVSRFGLDGDEAKTLEEIGREMGLTRERVRQIETTALVRLRGTIARKTMTQADLL
- a CDS encoding acylphosphatase → MRAHILVSGRVQGVGYRAFAARVAAQRKLVGGVRNLDDGRVELDVEGSKDLIEGVVAELHTGPPAARVTAVMVVWHPPSERFTDFQIWY
- the ald gene encoding alanine dehydrogenase, whose product is MIIGVPKEIKDHEYRVSLTPDGAAALRKAGHTVWVEPSAGLGSGFHDDEYRRAGASLASSKEEVFQKAELIVKVKEPLLSECALFRPGQVLFTYLHLASLPELTRVLLDAKITAIAYETTVAKDGSLPMLKPMSEIAGRMSVQVGAHYLEKLQGGRGVLLAGVPGVEPGKVVVLGAGIVGAAATRIAVGLGAQVTVINLDVERLRYLDDLYQGRVVTRAVSDAAIEQAVCEADLVIGAVLVPGAKAPRLVSRALLSRMKPGAVVVDVSVDQGGCFETTRATTHSDPVYVVEGVLHYCVANMPGIVPRTSTFALTNATLPYLMRLASDGVDRAVQSDPGFARGVNLKNGLVTCQGVADAHDLRFTPIL